In Vespa velutina chromosome 1, iVesVel2.1, whole genome shotgun sequence, the following proteins share a genomic window:
- the LOC124949268 gene encoding signal transducing adapter molecule 1 isoform X2, giving the protein MGLFPNSSPFDADVEKATNENNTSEDWEKILEICDRIGNSSQNAKDCLRSIVKRLNSQDPHIVIQAITLLDACSSNCGKTFHLEIASRDFENDLKKMINHSQPKIVEKIKILLKKWAEGDFKTDPQLNLIPSLYNKLRNEGLDFSSVSETPKRSSILSKDPNVVTNSQEEEDLAKAIELSLKESKPQASSSHGSPASKKSTSLYPSVNSMLTTSNTSEGRKVRALYDFEAAEDNELTFLTGEIINILDDSDQNWWKGSNHRGEGLFPSNFVTADLSVEPEQFTKLEHSNKKLVQFAEEVEVKTLKRELEVIEVEIDEKKMDRLLHLLHEADPQCDSSSDPQEMLDLEEQVTAMGPLIDAALEKVDKRHAQLTQLSSDLVEALNMYHTLMREPPPPAQSNYTMPKMPHISYPFPNQGPPPPSPHMFNGMPTPHQVPFSSTGGPPAPHEYMGPSSIPNMALPPHFRIQAGPQPPTGHPQGPPVPEQTHPYQQQGFPPQTGPVPAQYGPPGSTGPSINHQPQYAPSSGQRMI; this is encoded by the exons ATGGGCCTTTTCCCGAATTCATCGCCTTTCGATGCTGACGTCG AGAAAgcaacgaatgaaaataatacatcAGAAGATTGGGAGAAGATATTGGAAATCTGTGATCGAATTGGTAATTCTTCTCAGAATGCCAAAGACTGCTTACGTTCTATtgttaaaagattaaattctCAAGATCCGCATATTGTTATACAAGCCATAACA TTATTGGATGCATGCTCAAGCAATTGTGGAAAAACTTTCCATTTGGAAATAGCATCTAGGGactttgaaaatgatttgaaaaaaatgattaatcatTCTCAACCTAAGATtgtggaaaaaataaaaatacttttgaaaaaatggGCTGAAGGTGATTTTAAAACAGATCCTCAACTTAATTTGATTCCAAGTTTATACAATAAACTTCGAAATGAAGGACTTGATTTTTCGAGTGTATCAGAGACA CCAAAACGTTCCAGCATTTTAAGTAAAGATCCAAATGTAGTAACAAATTCtcaagaggaagaagatctAGCAAAAG cTATCGAGCTCTCACTGAAAGAAAGTAAACCTCAAGCGAGTTCCTCTCATGGTTCACCAGCATCTAAAAAAAGTACTAGTTTATATCCAAGTGTAAATTCTATGCTTACTACCTCGAATACATCAGAAGGCCGCAAGGTTCGAGCTCTTTATGATTTTGAAGCAGCTGAAGATAACGAATTAACATTCTTAACTGGTGAAATAA TAAATATTTTGGATGATTCTGATCAGAATTGGTGGAAAGGTAGTAATCACAGAGGAGAAGgtctttttccttctaattTTGTTACTGCAGATTTATCGGTAGAACCTGAACAGTTTACAA AGTTAGaacatagtaataaaaaattagttcAGTTTGCTGAAGAAGTAGAGGTAAAAACACTAAAAAGAGAACTGGAAGTGATAGAAGTggaaatagatgaaaaaaagatggatAGACTTTTACATTTGTTACATGAAGCTGATCCACAGTGTGATAGTTCATCTGACCCTCAAGAAATGCTTGATTTAGAag AACAAGTAACTGCAATGGGTCCATTGATTGATGCAGCTCTAGAAAAAGTCGATAAACGACACGCTCAACTTACTCAATTGAGTTCTGATTTGGTTGAAGCTTTGAATATGTATCATACATTAATGCGGGAGCCTCCTCCTCCAGCACAATCTAATTACACAATGCCTAAAATGCCACATATCTCTTATCCATTTCCTAATCAGggaccaccaccaccatctccTCAT ATGTTTAATGGAATGCCAACACCACATCAGGTACCTTTCTCAAGTACAGGTGGACCTCCAGCTCCACATGAATATATGGGACCTTCTAGTATACCAAATATGGCATTACCACCTCATTTTCGTATACAAGCTGGTCCTCAACCTCCAACAGGACATCCACAAGGTCCACCAGTGCCTGAACAAACACATCCCTATCAACAACAGGG ATTTCCGCCTCAAACTGGTCCTGTGCCAGCTCAATATGGTCCACCGGGATCGACAGGACCTTCGATTAACCATCAACCACAATATGCTCCATCGAGTGGGCAACGTATgatataa
- the LOC124949268 gene encoding signal transducing adapter molecule 1 isoform X1, with product MGLFPNSSPFDADVEKATNENNTSEDWEKILEICDRIGNSSQNAKDCLRSIVKRLNSQDPHIVIQAITLLDACSSNCGKTFHLEIASRDFENDLKKMINHSQPKIVEKIKILLKKWAEGDFKTDPQLNLIPSLYNKLRNEGLDFSSVSETPKRSSILSKDPNVVTNSQEEEDLAKAIELSLKESKPQASSSHGSPASKKSTSLYPSVNSMLTTSNTSEGRKVRALYDFEAAEDNELTFLTGEIINILDDSDQNWWKGSNHRGEGLFPSNFVTADLSVEPEQFTKLEHSNKKLVQFAEEVEVKTLKRELEVIEVEIDEKKMDRLLHLLHEADPQCDSSSDPQEMLDLEEQVTAMGPLIDAALEKVDKRHAQLTQLSSDLVEALNMYHTLMREPPPPAQSNYTMPKMPHISYPFPNQGPPPPSPHMFNGMPTPHQVPFSSTGGPPAPHEYMGPSSIPNMALPPHFRIQAGPQPPTGHPQGPPVPEQTHPYQQQGRFPPQTGPVPAQYGPPGSTGPSINHQPQYAPSSGQRMI from the exons ATGGGCCTTTTCCCGAATTCATCGCCTTTCGATGCTGACGTCG AGAAAgcaacgaatgaaaataatacatcAGAAGATTGGGAGAAGATATTGGAAATCTGTGATCGAATTGGTAATTCTTCTCAGAATGCCAAAGACTGCTTACGTTCTATtgttaaaagattaaattctCAAGATCCGCATATTGTTATACAAGCCATAACA TTATTGGATGCATGCTCAAGCAATTGTGGAAAAACTTTCCATTTGGAAATAGCATCTAGGGactttgaaaatgatttgaaaaaaatgattaatcatTCTCAACCTAAGATtgtggaaaaaataaaaatacttttgaaaaaatggGCTGAAGGTGATTTTAAAACAGATCCTCAACTTAATTTGATTCCAAGTTTATACAATAAACTTCGAAATGAAGGACTTGATTTTTCGAGTGTATCAGAGACA CCAAAACGTTCCAGCATTTTAAGTAAAGATCCAAATGTAGTAACAAATTCtcaagaggaagaagatctAGCAAAAG cTATCGAGCTCTCACTGAAAGAAAGTAAACCTCAAGCGAGTTCCTCTCATGGTTCACCAGCATCTAAAAAAAGTACTAGTTTATATCCAAGTGTAAATTCTATGCTTACTACCTCGAATACATCAGAAGGCCGCAAGGTTCGAGCTCTTTATGATTTTGAAGCAGCTGAAGATAACGAATTAACATTCTTAACTGGTGAAATAA TAAATATTTTGGATGATTCTGATCAGAATTGGTGGAAAGGTAGTAATCACAGAGGAGAAGgtctttttccttctaattTTGTTACTGCAGATTTATCGGTAGAACCTGAACAGTTTACAA AGTTAGaacatagtaataaaaaattagttcAGTTTGCTGAAGAAGTAGAGGTAAAAACACTAAAAAGAGAACTGGAAGTGATAGAAGTggaaatagatgaaaaaaagatggatAGACTTTTACATTTGTTACATGAAGCTGATCCACAGTGTGATAGTTCATCTGACCCTCAAGAAATGCTTGATTTAGAag AACAAGTAACTGCAATGGGTCCATTGATTGATGCAGCTCTAGAAAAAGTCGATAAACGACACGCTCAACTTACTCAATTGAGTTCTGATTTGGTTGAAGCTTTGAATATGTATCATACATTAATGCGGGAGCCTCCTCCTCCAGCACAATCTAATTACACAATGCCTAAAATGCCACATATCTCTTATCCATTTCCTAATCAGggaccaccaccaccatctccTCAT ATGTTTAATGGAATGCCAACACCACATCAGGTACCTTTCTCAAGTACAGGTGGACCTCCAGCTCCACATGAATATATGGGACCTTCTAGTATACCAAATATGGCATTACCACCTCATTTTCGTATACAAGCTGGTCCTCAACCTCCAACAGGACATCCACAAGGTCCACCAGTGCCTGAACAAACACATCCCTATCAACAACAGGG CAGATTTCCGCCTCAAACTGGTCCTGTGCCAGCTCAATATGGTCCACCGGGATCGACAGGACCTTCGATTAACCATCAACCACAATATGCTCCATCGAGTGGGCAACGTATgatataa
- the LOC124949268 gene encoding signal transducing adapter molecule 1 isoform X3 produces the protein MGLFPNSSPFDADVEKATNENNTSEDWEKILEICDRIGNSSQNAKDCLRSIVKRLNSQDPHIVIQAITLLDACSSNCGKTFHLEIASRDFENDLKKMINHSQPKIVEKIKILLKKWAEGDFKTDPQLNLIPSLYNKLRNEGLDFSSVSETPKRSSILSKDPNVVTNSQEEEDLAKAIELSLKESKPQASSSHGSPASKKSTSLYPSVNSMLTTSNTSEGRKVRALYDFEAAEDNELTFLTGEIINILDDSDQNWWKGSNHRGEGLFPSNFVTADLSVEPEQFTKLEHSNKKLVQFAEEVEVKTLKRELEVIEVEIDEKKMDRLLHLLHEADPQCDSSSDPQEMLDLEEQVTAMGPLIDAALEKVDKRHAQLTQLSSDLVEALNMYHTLMREPPPPAQSNYTMPKMPHISYPFPNQGPPPPSPHMFNGMPTPHQVPFSSTGGPPAPHEYMGPSSIPNMALPPHFRIQAGPQPPTGHPQGPPVPEQTHPYQQQGA, from the exons ATGGGCCTTTTCCCGAATTCATCGCCTTTCGATGCTGACGTCG AGAAAgcaacgaatgaaaataatacatcAGAAGATTGGGAGAAGATATTGGAAATCTGTGATCGAATTGGTAATTCTTCTCAGAATGCCAAAGACTGCTTACGTTCTATtgttaaaagattaaattctCAAGATCCGCATATTGTTATACAAGCCATAACA TTATTGGATGCATGCTCAAGCAATTGTGGAAAAACTTTCCATTTGGAAATAGCATCTAGGGactttgaaaatgatttgaaaaaaatgattaatcatTCTCAACCTAAGATtgtggaaaaaataaaaatacttttgaaaaaatggGCTGAAGGTGATTTTAAAACAGATCCTCAACTTAATTTGATTCCAAGTTTATACAATAAACTTCGAAATGAAGGACTTGATTTTTCGAGTGTATCAGAGACA CCAAAACGTTCCAGCATTTTAAGTAAAGATCCAAATGTAGTAACAAATTCtcaagaggaagaagatctAGCAAAAG cTATCGAGCTCTCACTGAAAGAAAGTAAACCTCAAGCGAGTTCCTCTCATGGTTCACCAGCATCTAAAAAAAGTACTAGTTTATATCCAAGTGTAAATTCTATGCTTACTACCTCGAATACATCAGAAGGCCGCAAGGTTCGAGCTCTTTATGATTTTGAAGCAGCTGAAGATAACGAATTAACATTCTTAACTGGTGAAATAA TAAATATTTTGGATGATTCTGATCAGAATTGGTGGAAAGGTAGTAATCACAGAGGAGAAGgtctttttccttctaattTTGTTACTGCAGATTTATCGGTAGAACCTGAACAGTTTACAA AGTTAGaacatagtaataaaaaattagttcAGTTTGCTGAAGAAGTAGAGGTAAAAACACTAAAAAGAGAACTGGAAGTGATAGAAGTggaaatagatgaaaaaaagatggatAGACTTTTACATTTGTTACATGAAGCTGATCCACAGTGTGATAGTTCATCTGACCCTCAAGAAATGCTTGATTTAGAag AACAAGTAACTGCAATGGGTCCATTGATTGATGCAGCTCTAGAAAAAGTCGATAAACGACACGCTCAACTTACTCAATTGAGTTCTGATTTGGTTGAAGCTTTGAATATGTATCATACATTAATGCGGGAGCCTCCTCCTCCAGCACAATCTAATTACACAATGCCTAAAATGCCACATATCTCTTATCCATTTCCTAATCAGggaccaccaccaccatctccTCAT ATGTTTAATGGAATGCCAACACCACATCAGGTACCTTTCTCAAGTACAGGTGGACCTCCAGCTCCACATGAATATATGGGACCTTCTAGTATACCAAATATGGCATTACCACCTCATTTTCGTATACAAGCTGGTCCTCAACCTCCAACAGGACATCCACAAGGTCCACCAGTGCCTGAACAAACACATCCCTATCAACAACAGGG AGCTTGA